The window TCTGAAGTTAAACATGGGTCAAATTGAATTATCATAAGCCTTAGAATCATTGTGTAGTTTTATATATCGCTATGGATATTTTGTCATTGGGTTGGGTTTCCGTACTGGTGCTGTTCACTTGGTCAATTGCAATGGTTGTTTGGGGTCGCAACGGTTTTTAGAGCATTGTGGAAAGTCCTTTTGTAACGGTTCTATTTTTTGCGACCCTAGGACTATTGGCTTTAGTCAGTGTGGGTGTCGTGTACTTAACGGCGGCTGAGTGGCGCGATCGCCGTCGTCGCGATCGGGATAAAAAACTGTAAGGACATCCCGATTCAGTTGTTCTTGCTCCTCACAAACACAAGAGGCGGCAAGGTAACGAAAAGTTAGCCTATTGCTCAATTCCCTCCTTTGGACAGAAGGAGGGAAGCTCTTAGGCTAGGATAATGTACACAAAGGAAGATGATGCAATGGTCGGCTAGATTCTAGTCAGCGTTAGCCAATAATCAACTTTAAACTTGTGACAACCCCCCAGTCCCAACTCACTCGAAAACGTCGAGAGACTAACTTCATCGAGGCTTTATATAAAATGAAGCTATCTTTACAGAAGCTTTACAAAGAATGGGTTGCTATCGATAATATATTGAGTCATTGACACCTGAGTAGCGGGTGAAAAAGAGCTCTTCTAGTTTCACAACAGATTTTTGGCGAAGACTGGCTAGAAAGAGTATACCTTCGGTGGTGCATTTCTAACTACAGCGATCGCGTTAAGCCGGGTGCTGCAAGCACAAGCTTTAGTCGCAGCGGGGGAGACGTTGAATCAGTAAGGCTCAGTGAGCTACTGCATAAATCCGGACTGTTCTCATCCTAAAAATCTCATGCACACTGATATCTGTCAAGATTATCGCTCCGAACTGTTCCTGCGCGATTACGCGGATCGCAAGACCTTCGGAGATCGCTATCGTATACTCAAAATGATGGGGCGGGGCAGATTTGGCGTCACGTTTTTAGCTCAAGATGAGTCTCTACCCAGTCATCCGCATTGTGTGATCAAGCAACTGCATCCGACAACATCTGAATCGCACATTATAGAAATGGCACAGGTGCTGTTTAAGCGAGAGGCTGAAACCCTAAAACAAATTGGCAATCATCCCCAAGTGCCACAGCTATTGGAATACTGTGAAGAGGCTCAACCCCCTTACTTCGTGGAACAGTACATCAACGGCTCAACCCTACGGCAGGAAATTAAACAGTCTGGAACCCTCGGTGAAGCTGGGGTGAAGCAATTTTTGATTGAAATTCTGCCAGTACTGGAATTTATCCATAGCCAAAAGTTGATTCACCGGGATATTAAACCCAGCAATATCGTTCGTCGCCAGCAAGACAACCAACTGGTTTTGATTGACTTTGGTGCGGTTAAGAATTGCCAAGATGATCCAGAGAATAGTTCCGAGCAAACCACTTGGACAGATACTTCCATCGGCACTCAAGGCTTTGCTCCTCCAGAGCAGATAGCCATGCGACCTGTTTTTGCCAGTGATATTTATGCACTAGGCGTTACTTGTATTTATTTATTGACGGGTAAACTACCAACCCACTTTCCTTACGAGCCGACAACCTGTCAAATGGTTTGGCAGCCATACGTTCAAATCAGTGACCAGTTTACTGAAGTTTTGAATAAAATGTTGGAACCATCGGTTCGCTATCGCTATCAATCGGCTCAGGAAGTTCTGAACGCAATTGACTCCTTAGATGCCAAGAGTCATTTACTTTTAGAATCGTATAAAAACGGTGAGAGGGATTTTGCCTTTCAGAATATGAGTGGGTTGAATCTTCAAGATGCCAACTTATCTGGGGGACTTTTTTACAGTTCTAAATTGGCAAAAACAATTTTTGAAGGAGCCGATTTATCAGATGCTTATTTTGGTCAGGCTAACTTAAACCAAGCGAATTTGCGAAAGGCAAATTTGGGTGGAGCTTCCTTTAGTAATGCCGATTTGTCAGGAGCTGACTTGCAAGGTGCAGATCTCAGCTTTGCCTATCTCTCCAAAGCTAATCTCAAAGGAGCCAATCTGTGTGAGGCTAATTTATCGAATGCCAATCTCAAAGGAGCTAATTTGTGTGGCGCTAACCTCTCAAATGCCATCATTACTGAGGCTCAACTAGCCCTAGTCAAAAAGAATTGGACAACAGTACTTCCCAATGGCAGATGCGGTCTGGGAAGTTAACTCTAGCCTCTGGAAAGAAAAATTTTATAGAGACAAAAACCTCAGCCTATCTCTGTGTTCTCTCTCATTTTTTTCTTCTCTGTGTCCTCTGCGTCTCTGGGGTTCGTTAATCATAAACTCTACAGAGAATTCCTATCGACGAGTACAATTATCACAATTTTCGCAGCGAAACCCAGCCGCTTCTTGATTAAAACCAAACGCCTTTAACAAAAATTGCCAACGACACTCACGAGTATTTAAATATTGAGTCATCTGCTTTTGTACCTTCTCCTGTGTCATACTCAACTGAGCAAGAGTTTGAGACTTTCCTGAAGGGAGTTTGCGATAGTGAAAAGGGTCTTGCCATTCTAATTGTCCCGCACTATCGAGGAGAGCCAGAGCAATTGCACCGTCCTGATATTGCTTAACTATCGTTGCCACATCCCCCTGAGGTGGCAATTTCTTCACCAACTGCTGGGCATCTTGATATTGCGATCGCATTTTATCAACAAAAAACTCACGTCGCTGCTTATCCTCTGGATTGAACCAGCCTGTGGGTTCACTGATCAACGTCAGGGCGTCAGAAGGTTTACCATCCCGTCCCCCTCTGCCCACCTCCTGGATATACTCTGATAACAACTGAGGGGATTGATAATGTATCACCCATCTAACATCAGGCTTATTGATACCCATCCCAAACGCACAAGTGCAAACTACAAATTGACTTTTTCCACTCAGCCAGCTTGCTTCAATAGCGCGACGTTCCTCAGGACTGAGTCCCGCATGGTAAGCCGCTGTTGCATAACCCAAAGAACCCAACCATTCCGCTAATTCTTCACTCTCCCGTCGGGAACGAACATAGACTAACCCTGTTTGATTCTGTCGTGCTTGAATAAATTTTAATAGTTGCTGGCGGCGTCCTCTGGGAGTCCAGATAGTTTGAATTTTTAGGTTAAGATTTTGGCGATAAGGACTGATTAAAAAAGGTTTTGGCTGTTGCAGTTGCAAGACATTGCGGATTGTTTGTTGGGCGATGGGGTCAGCCGTTGCAGTAAA is drawn from Microcoleus sp. AS-A8 and contains these coding sequences:
- the petN gene encoding cytochrome b6-f complex subunit PetN, translated to MDILSLGWVSVLVLFTWSIAMVVWGRNGF
- a CDS encoding serine/threonine-protein kinase, whose product is MSYCINPDCSHPKNLMHTDICQDYRSELFLRDYADRKTFGDRYRILKMMGRGRFGVTFLAQDESLPSHPHCVIKQLHPTTSESHIIEMAQVLFKREAETLKQIGNHPQVPQLLEYCEEAQPPYFVEQYINGSTLRQEIKQSGTLGEAGVKQFLIEILPVLEFIHSQKLIHRDIKPSNIVRRQQDNQLVLIDFGAVKNCQDDPENSSEQTTWTDTSIGTQGFAPPEQIAMRPVFASDIYALGVTCIYLLTGKLPTHFPYEPTTCQMVWQPYVQISDQFTEVLNKMLEPSVRYRYQSAQEVLNAIDSLDAKSHLLLESYKNGERDFAFQNMSGLNLQDANLSGGLFYSSKLAKTIFEGADLSDAYFGQANLNQANLRKANLGGASFSNADLSGADLQGADLSFAYLSKANLKGANLCEANLSNANLKGANLCGANLSNAIITEAQLALVKKNWTTVLPNGRCGLGS
- a CDS encoding ATP-dependent DNA helicase, with the translated sequence MNTSATTSWDNVRAAFKNIWGYDDFRFPQGEIVRSLLEKQDALIVLPTGGGKSICFQLPALLQTGLTLVVSPLVALMENQVQELHQLKLPAALLHSELPTHQRRQTLQALERQQLRLLYLSPETLLSAPVWERLCQPQLKINGLILDEAHCLVQWGDTFRPAYRRLGAVRPALLKCKPAGTKISIAAFTATADPIAQQTIRNVLQLQQPKPFLISPYRQNLNLKIQTIWTPRGRRQQLLKFIQARQNQTGLVYVRSRRESEELAEWLGSLGYATAAYHAGLSPEERRAIEASWLSGKSQFVVCTCAFGMGINKPDVRWVIHYQSPQLLSEYIQEVGRGGRDGKPSDALTLISEPTGWFNPEDKQRREFFVDKMRSQYQDAQQLVKKLPPQGDVATIVKQYQDGAIALALLDSAGQLEWQDPFHYRKLPSGKSQTLAQLSMTQEKVQKQMTQYLNTRECRWQFLLKAFGFNQEAAGFRCENCDNCTRR